A genomic window from Candidatus Binatia bacterium includes:
- a CDS encoding acyl-CoA dehydrogenase family protein has protein sequence MIDFDLSPKVQEQKELIRAVAEGAMRPIAREYDEREHEKPWDFFKMMWEVSGGRTMTGEDSNEDPTAQAKKGPRENTLTAAITIEELSWGDAGLYLTIPNPGLGGAAVQAAGTPEQKKRFLAPFQGGEPKWAAMAITEPHCGSDSAALQTTAVRDGDDWVLNGTKIFCTSGQMATEKSDGFVVVWATIDKTAGRGGIKSFVVPAHTPGMKVIKVENKLGIRASDTAMIVFEDCHIPADNILGSAEVAKSTEGFKGAMATFDATRPLVAASALGIGQAALDLAREELEKRGRQIRYGVSDANLTTIESDFIQAESDLQAARLLTWRAAWMMDRGQRNSLEASMAKAKAGLAVTIATQKTVELMGPLGYSRKMLLEKWMRDAKINDIFEGTQQINLLIVARRILGYSSKELS, from the coding sequence ATGATCGATTTCGACCTTTCCCCGAAAGTCCAGGAACAGAAGGAACTGATCCGCGCCGTCGCCGAAGGAGCGATGCGGCCGATAGCCCGCGAGTACGACGAGCGCGAGCACGAGAAGCCCTGGGACTTCTTCAAGATGATGTGGGAGGTGTCCGGCGGCCGCACGATGACCGGCGAGGACTCCAACGAGGACCCCACCGCCCAAGCGAAGAAAGGCCCGCGTGAGAACACCCTCACTGCGGCCATCACCATCGAGGAGCTCTCGTGGGGTGACGCCGGGCTCTACCTCACGATCCCGAACCCGGGACTCGGCGGCGCAGCGGTCCAGGCGGCGGGAACGCCGGAGCAGAAGAAGCGCTTCCTCGCACCGTTCCAGGGCGGCGAGCCGAAGTGGGCCGCGATGGCCATCACCGAGCCGCACTGCGGTTCGGACTCCGCCGCCCTGCAGACGACGGCCGTCCGCGATGGCGACGACTGGGTCCTAAACGGCACCAAGATCTTCTGTACCTCCGGGCAGATGGCCACCGAGAAGTCCGATGGCTTCGTCGTGGTCTGGGCCACGATCGACAAGACGGCAGGCCGCGGCGGCATCAAGTCGTTCGTCGTCCCGGCGCACACTCCGGGCATGAAGGTCATCAAAGTCGAGAACAAGCTCGGCATCCGAGCGTCCGACACGGCAATGATCGTGTTCGAGGACTGCCACATCCCGGCCGACAACATTCTCGGCTCGGCCGAGGTCGCGAAATCGACCGAAGGCTTCAAGGGTGCGATGGCGACGTTCGACGCGACGCGTCCTCTGGTCGCGGCGAGCGCACTCGGGATCGGCCAGGCCGCACTCGATCTAGCGCGCGAGGAACTCGAGAAGCGCGGCCGCCAGATCCGCTATGGCGTCTCGGACGCGAACCTCACCACGATCGAAAGTGATTTCATCCAGGCCGAGAGTGATCTCCAAGCCGCACGCCTCCTCACGTGGCGCGCCGCCTGGATGATGGACCGCGGGCAACGCAACAGCCTCGAGGCTTCGATGGCGAAGGCCAAAGCTGGGCTCGCCGTCACCATCGCCACCCAGAAGACGGTCGAGCTGATGGGACCTCTGGGCTATTCGCGCAAGATGCTCCTCGAGAAGTGGATG